A genomic stretch from Bordetella sp. N includes:
- a CDS encoding MAPEG family protein, giving the protein MSTELTLLAWTLVLALVQILLPAMLRTRETGVDYNAGPRDDAGPPVGKVTGRLKRAQSNLFETLPVFAAAILITHVAGQEGAMSLWGAWLYLIARIVYIPLYAAGIPYLRSLTWVVSLVAVVLVLVPLLY; this is encoded by the coding sequence ATGAGCACCGAGTTGACCCTGCTGGCATGGACCTTGGTCCTGGCACTCGTCCAGATCCTGTTGCCGGCCATGCTTCGCACGCGCGAAACGGGCGTTGATTACAACGCCGGGCCGCGTGATGACGCGGGGCCGCCAGTTGGCAAGGTCACCGGGAGGCTGAAGCGCGCCCAAAGCAATTTGTTCGAAACCCTGCCGGTTTTTGCCGCGGCCATTCTGATCACCCACGTGGCGGGACAGGAAGGCGCGATGTCCTTGTGGGGCGCCTGGCTTTACCTGATCGCACGTATCGTCTACATCCCTCTCTACGCCGCCGGCATTCCCTATCTGCGCTCGCTGACGTGGGTCGTCTCGCTCGTCGCCGTGGTACTGGTCCTTGTACCACTGCTCTATTGA
- a CDS encoding tripartite tricarboxylate transporter substrate binding protein — translation MPLSRSGLCAVLAAGSAIPMYGASREAIAAYPDQPIKIVVGFAAGSGSDILTRLLGKEMAKDFGQAVIVENRTGSASNIAARDAAQSKGDGYTLLLATRPNVIHRSVYGTFRYNLQEDFRPIGLVARIPTVLLTGRRTELKSVDELLRRAREAPEAIKCATPPAGTTGHLIWRLFQMKTSVSLLQVPYRSPDAAFGDLIGGRVDSLFSPIAVANPYLQSGSVRALAVFSRERLSIAPEIPTIRELGLPADLEVDTWYGLVAPEGTPPAVIEKLNKSLNTVLSMPSLQEALLQRGFVPASQPNTAASFGDLIASESAMWGALIEKWGTAASLH, via the coding sequence ATGCCATTGAGCAGAAGCGGTCTATGCGCAGTTTTGGCAGCAGGTAGCGCGATTCCTATGTATGGCGCTTCGCGAGAAGCCATCGCTGCCTACCCGGATCAACCGATAAAAATCGTGGTGGGGTTCGCCGCGGGTAGCGGTTCGGACATACTGACCCGGCTGCTCGGGAAAGAGATGGCCAAGGATTTCGGTCAAGCCGTAATCGTGGAGAATCGAACTGGTTCGGCTAGCAACATCGCCGCTAGAGACGCTGCGCAGAGCAAGGGAGATGGCTATACGCTGCTCCTGGCCACTAGGCCCAATGTCATCCACCGTTCGGTGTATGGCACTTTTCGATACAACCTACAGGAAGACTTCCGCCCCATCGGCTTGGTCGCACGTATACCCACCGTCTTGCTTACGGGCCGCCGCACAGAGTTGAAGTCCGTCGATGAACTCTTAAGACGCGCTCGGGAAGCTCCGGAAGCGATCAAGTGCGCAACGCCTCCTGCGGGGACGACAGGGCACCTGATTTGGCGACTGTTCCAGATGAAGACAAGCGTATCCCTTTTACAGGTTCCGTACAGAAGCCCAGACGCCGCGTTCGGTGACTTGATTGGCGGCAGGGTCGACAGCTTGTTTAGTCCAATCGCGGTCGCCAACCCCTATTTACAATCCGGCTCCGTACGCGCGCTCGCTGTCTTTTCCCGTGAGCGACTGTCGATTGCACCGGAGATCCCGACGATCAGGGAATTGGGACTACCTGCTGACCTCGAGGTCGACACGTGGTACGGATTGGTAGCGCCGGAAGGAACACCTCCAGCGGTCATCGAGAAGCTGAACAAATCTCTCAACACTGTCTTAAGCATGCCGTCCCTTCAAGAGGCTTTGTTGCAGCGCGGTTTTGTCCCCGCGTCGCAACCAAACACAGCCGCGTCCTTCGGAGACCTGATAGCGAGCGAGTCCGCAATGTGGGGAGCCTTGATTGAGAAATGGGGAACCGCGGCGTCTCTACACTAG
- a CDS encoding IclR family transcriptional regulator has translation MNVEVRGTQAVTRALGLLQLVADHHPQGLALSALTSALGLDRTTAYRLMSSLVQSGYVERDAERTYRLGLRAMQLGLAAMNGAPLVQACRPLMQQLARRTEDTVFLVVRNGDYGHCLHCEEGAFPVKALVLQIGGMRVLGIGSAGMTLLSRLDDAQIDALHARHRDEFAPRNLTPARLRRLAAQAREQGYSATLGLVSEGVGGVGMSFELPHGGHAAISIAAIAARMQPERRAWVARQISDALRAAKFQPSV, from the coding sequence ATGAATGTCGAAGTCCGCGGTACCCAGGCCGTCACGCGCGCCTTGGGTCTGCTGCAGTTGGTCGCCGACCATCACCCGCAGGGTCTGGCGTTGAGCGCGCTGACTTCAGCGTTGGGATTGGACCGAACGACCGCATACCGCCTGATGTCCAGCCTGGTGCAGTCCGGCTATGTCGAACGCGACGCGGAAAGGACGTACCGCCTGGGCTTGCGAGCCATGCAGTTGGGACTCGCTGCGATGAACGGCGCGCCGCTGGTGCAGGCCTGCCGGCCGCTGATGCAGCAGTTGGCCAGGCGAACGGAGGACACCGTATTTCTTGTCGTGCGTAATGGGGATTACGGGCATTGCCTGCATTGCGAGGAAGGTGCGTTTCCTGTGAAAGCGCTGGTCTTGCAGATCGGTGGGATGCGGGTGCTGGGGATAGGATCGGCGGGAATGACGCTGCTATCGCGGCTGGACGATGCGCAGATCGACGCGCTCCATGCCCGCCATCGGGATGAGTTCGCGCCGCGGAACCTGACACCAGCCCGTTTGCGGCGACTGGCTGCGCAGGCGCGCGAGCAAGGGTATTCGGCGACGCTGGGTTTGGTTAGCGAAGGCGTGGGTGGGGTCGGGATGAGCTTTGAATTGCCGCATGGCGGTCATGCGGCGATCAGCATCGCCGCCATCGCCGCGCGCATGCAGCCCGAACGACGGGCCTGGGTCGCCAGGCAGATATCGGATGCGCTGCGTGCGGCGAAGTTCCAGCCGTCGGTGTGA